AAACCTTCTTTTGCTTCCTTAAAGTGTTTAATCAATTCTTTAGTCATTAAAAAAGTACCTTTTACATTCAGGTTCATTACAGTATCCCAGTCTTTGGTTGTGATTGCCTCAATCGGTTTAAAAATACCATTACCGGCATTATTTACAAGTACATCTACTTTGGCAAAATTGGCAAATACTTCTTTGTATATGCTTTTAACTTCGTTTCCCTTTGTAATATCAGCAGGAATAATCAATATTTTATTATCGTATTTCTTGAGTTCAGATTTAAGATCTTTTAATGTTTCCTTAGTCCTGGAAATTAATACTAAGTTGTAACCTTTTTTAGCAAAAACCTTTGAGATGGCTTTTCCAATTC
The nucleotide sequence above comes from Bacteroidota bacterium. Encoded proteins:
- a CDS encoding SDR family NAD(P)-dependent oxidoreductase, which translates into the protein MKKNISLKSRNKTAIVTGASRGIGKAISKVFAKKGYNLVLISRTKETLKDLKSELKKYDNKILIIPADITKGNEVKSIYKEVFANFAKVDVLVNNAGNGIFKPIEAITTKDWDTVMNLNVKGTFLMTKELIKHFKEAKEG